Proteins co-encoded in one Dendropsophus ebraccatus isolate aDenEbr1 chromosome 9, aDenEbr1.pat, whole genome shotgun sequence genomic window:
- the UNKL gene encoding putative E3 ubiquitin-protein ligase UNKL isoform X4: MSCVEVKHNLCKAKHKCLSLDNNHKMNDQENKQSHLSVFSVVNPLASSITSSITSSLASSIGSDSSSPTALSSVNAKALPFYPASNTVESVIGSALDLHFSNINVTSLDKELEDCENSDLGLSSQRLLGSSAPVNIPGSLARSSSLHSSSSLSTSPLSSLSQSLSQSYLASSMAPRQQQTPTLKSEHNTLGTSTSSHNSLGLNGVTGSIWDFVSGSFSPSPSPVFSSATTTSTSTSSNGSELSRVRRELEDAKRKIKRWEDSWQQVKQACDAWQKEAQEAKERAKAADADRQVALLQKEEMEGKLKKLQEEFDVLCVFPQLSITRKYGDLEKLPLPKLHSLKSQLCSDLETIDGLIFQLHSQKCVVCHENDRSIVLQPCQHYVLCEQCASSKPECPYCKTKRMKW; the protein is encoded by the exons ATGTCCTGCGTTGAAGTAAAGCATAACCTCTGTAAA GCAAAACACAAGTGCCTGTCTTTGGATAATAATCATAAAATGAATGACCAAGAAAACAAACAG AGCCATCTCAGTGTTTTTTCAGTGGTTAACCCACTGGCTTCCAGTATAACCTCCAGTATAACTTCTAGTCTGGCATCCAGTATTGGCTCAGATAGTTCATCCCCTACTGCGCTATCAAGTGTTAATGCCAAAGCTCTCCCATTCTACCCTGCTAGTAATACTGTTGAATCAGTAATAG GTTCTGCCCTAGATCTGCATTTTAGCAATATAAACGTCACCTCTTTAGACAAAGAATTAGAAGACTGTGAGAATAGCGACCTGGGCTTATCAA GTCAAAGGTTACTGGGAAGTTCAGCACCAGTGAATATCCCAGGATCTCTTGCTCGCTCCTCCTCTCTtcactcttcttcttctctttcaaCCTCTCCTCTAAGTTCGCTCTCCCAGTCGCTGTCACAGTCTTATCTCGCCTCCAGTATGGCTCCCCGCCAGCAGCAGACGCCAACACTCAAGTCTGAGCACAACACCTTAGGCACGTCAACGTCTTCACACAACTCTTTAG GTTTAAATGGGGTGACGGGCAGTATTTGGGACTTTGTTAGTGGAAGTTTCTCCCCCAGTCCCTCACCAGTGTTCAGTAGTGCTACTACCACTTCTACCAGTACCAGCTCAAACGGTAGTGAGCTGTCCCGTGTTAGGAGAGAACTCGAGGATGCCAAGCGAAAAATCAAAAGATGGGAAGACTCCTGGCAACAAGTGAAGCAG GCTTGTGATGCGTGGCAAAAAGAAGCCCAAGAAGCCAAGGAGCGTGCCAAGGCAGCAGATGCAGACCGACAAGTAGCACTTTTACAGAAGGAAGAAATGGAGGGCAAACTGAAGAAACTCCAGGAAGAATTTGATGTCTTATGTGTATTTCCACAACTTTCTATTACAAGAAAATATGGAGACCTAGAGAAGCTTCCTTTACCAAAGCTACATTCTCTTAAAAGTCAGCTGTGTTCTGACTTGGAAACAATCGATGGG TTGATATTTCAGCTTCATTCCCAGAAGTGTGTTGTTTGCCATGAAAATGACCGAAGTATAGTCCTGCAGCCCTGCCAGCATTATGTGTTATGTGAACAGTGTGCATCTAGCAAACCGGAATGTCCTTACTGCAAGACCAAAAGAATGAAATGGTGA